From the Rhinoderma darwinii isolate aRhiDar2 chromosome 12, aRhiDar2.hap1, whole genome shotgun sequence genome, one window contains:
- the LOC142664441 gene encoding cytosolic phospholipase A2 delta-like gives MDRRLSAITYHEDSAFSLLTVKVIRAAHIPWADWMSNADCYVCLWLPPCTNKVLKTRTVSNTSEPLWNETFPFTICNNVKNVLHLTLHDEDVISGNDLLYTLTFDVGKLSIGKSTQKTFCLNPNGPETLQVEFTLQEFQGYGERILTNGVIVSREMTRLNVCLDKQKIPEDLLGKHLILSVEDSCENVCRLELNHRTGPDRTQTCIFHYLKRWDPKFTAHVEGEDNKSLEIIPVKSLRMGQEQKILLSTVPVYTYCWGFRCFLPLRWIQVQFPISK, from the exons ATGGATCGGAGACTTTCTGCTATCACCTATCAC GAAGACAGTGCCTTCAGCTTGTTGACGGTCAAAGTTATACGAGCCGCACATATTCCATGGGCTGACTGGA TGAGCAATGCTGATTGTTATGTGTGTCTGTGGCTGCCACCCTGCACTAATAAAGTACTAAAGACAAGGACTGTGTCCAACACCAGTGAGCCTTTATGGAACGAGACGTTTCCGTTTACTATCTGCAATAATGTGAAG AACGTATTACATCTGACGCTTCATGATGAGGACGTAATCTCAGGCAATGATCTTCTGTATACACTGACATTCGATGTGGGCAAACTCTCTATCGGAAAGTCTACACAGAAAACATTCTGCCTTAACCCTAAT GGGCCGGAAACTCTTCAAGTGGAATTCACACTGCAAGAATT TCAAGGTTATGGTGAGAGGATACTCACAAATGGAGTGATTGTG TCCAGAGAGATGACCCGCCTGAACGTATGTCTCGACAAGCAGAAGATCCCAGAGGACCTACTAG GAAAACATCTGATCTTGTCAGTGGAAGATTCTTGTGAAAATGTATGCAGACTGGAGCTGAATCACAGGACAGGCCCCGATCGTACCCAAACCTGCATATTCCACTACCTCAAGAGATGGGACCCAAAGTTCACAGCCCATGTGGAG GGAGAAGATAACAAAAGCCTTGAAATCATTCCAGTGAAGTCGCTTCGCATGGGACAGGAACAGAAGATCCTGCTATCCACTGTGCCA GTTTATACATATTGCTGGGGCTTCCGCTGCTTCCTTCCACTGCGTTGGATCCAGGTACAGTTTCCTATTTCTAAATGA